In Musa acuminata AAA Group cultivar baxijiao chromosome BXJ3-9, Cavendish_Baxijiao_AAA, whole genome shotgun sequence, a single genomic region encodes these proteins:
- the LOC135648853 gene encoding dihydroneopterin aldolase 1-like, producing the protein MGERDFVDKDKLILRGLQFHGFHGVKLEEKKLGQKFVIDVDAWMDLSNAGKSDDISDTVSYTAIYRIVKEVVEGPSQNLLESVAHLIANTTLLQFPQISAVRVKVGKPHVAVRGTIDYLGVEILRYKKASSVD; encoded by the exons ATGGGtgaacgtgattttgttgataAAGACAAGCTGATACTAAGGGGCTTGCAGTTTCATGGATTTCATGGTGTGAAACTGGAGGAAAAGAAGCTTGGTCAAAAGTTTGTGATCGATGTGGATGCTTGGATGGACCTGAGCAATGCTGGTAAATCTGATGACATTTCTGACACAGTCAGCTATACTGCTATTTACCG GATAGTGAAGGAAGTGGTGGAGGGTCCATCTCAGAATCTGCTGGAGTCGGTAGCTCACTTGATTGCAAATACCACGTTACTTCAATTCCCTCAGATATCTGCTGTGAGGGTGAAGGTGGGGAAGCCTCATGTGGCCGTTCGTGGCACCATCGACTACTTGGGCGTTGAAATCCTCAGATACAAAAAAGCGTCCTCTGTGGATTAA